The Pithys albifrons albifrons isolate INPA30051 chromosome 4, PitAlb_v1, whole genome shotgun sequence genome segment GCACCCCATGATTCCTGTCATTACTAACACCAGAGCAACAGAGACCTACGAAGCTGACAACCCTCGGCGAGGCTCCCGAGAAAACACCCTTCGAAAAGGAGTCATTGCTGAGTACTGaggctgtttcctttttttctagCAATGGCTCAAAATTCAAGTTCCAACCATCCCCAGGTGTGCCTGAGCCTTCAGGCGTGTGAGCCAAGCAGCCGGGAGAGCCAAGCGGACCTGCCGGGGCCGCGGCTGTCGCCCCTCGGCTCAAACCCCGGCTGCTGGTTGGGAGAGGCTCGTCTCGCTCGTGGGGAGGGGAAAGCCGCGGTGGTTGCGATATAGAGCCTTCACGCAAGGGAGCGAGAGTGGCCGACACGCCTGGGGAGCGCAAGAGGAACAGTGTCGTCAGCGATGCTTGAACCACGCGCTCCCCTAAAAGAAAATAACCCGCTTTTCAGCTCGGCCCCTCCAAACAGAGCACGTTCCTGCTCTGCCGGCACCGCGGGCTGCAGGATCGGGACAGCGACGCTCCAGGCGGCGCTGGGCACACCCTGACGGGCCGGCGCGGCGCtcccggggcggggcgggaggcggggccgcggcgccgCTGCCGAGCcccgcagcggggccgggggaaCTGAGCCGAGCCGAGCCTCCTCCCTGCCGGGGCTGCCACATCGGCACCACCGCTGCGAGAAGGCGCTTCCCGGAGCGGAGCGGGAGCTCAGCGCGCGGGGAGATGgagccccagtgctgctggcGCCGCCACCGCCCGCCGGGACCCGCGCTCCGCCAGGGCCGCCGCTGCCACCGCCGGCACGGAGAGAGCGGCCCCGCTGCCGTCTAACGCCGCAGCCCCGGCGGCGCGGCCGAGGCGGGAGGTAGCGCGGAGGCCGCCGCGGCCGCTCCGCCCGCCGGGCGGCGGGGAAGCGCGGCCCCCTCCTCCCCGCCCTCCCCGCCGCCGCTTccccgcccccgcccggcccTCGGCCGGGCTCGGCAGCCGGGCCATGGCGGGGCGATGAGGGAGCGAGCGGCCGCCCCTGCCCGCAGGCTGCGAGGGGAGGCGGGCAGCGCAGGGGCTGCGCGGCTCGGCAGCGCGGGGGGATGCGGGGCGCGGGCGCCGTGGCGCTGCAGCTGCTCTCTCGGGCCGTGAAGCAGGCGGCGGCGCAGGGCACCCGGCAGGACCTGGGCCGCTGGCTGTCCCGGGCCGCCGGCACCGCGGCGGGCGGTGGCAGCGGCGGGGACAGCGGCGGCTTCGTCCCGGCGGAGGAGGCGGGGGTCGGCGGGCTGCCGCTGGGGCCCTACGCGGGGCAGGACGGGCTCCCGCCGGccgagctgctgctctgccagctgcccGAGGCCGGCGGCGGGCACGGGCTGGCCGAGGGTCGGGGCTGgcgctgctcctgctgcctcctgggcACCTGCTGGTGCAAGAGCTGCCTCGGCGTGTGCGTCCTGGCCGCGCTCTGCTTCGCCTATCTGGCTCTGGTGCGCCAGTACCTGCGGGACCTGCTGCTCTGGGCCGAGAGCCTGGACAGCCTGGCCGGCGTGCTGCTCTTCACCGTGGGCTTCATCGTCGTGTCCTTCCCCTGCGGCTGGGGCTACATCCTGCTCAACGTGGCCGCCGGCTACCTCTATGGCTTCGTGATGGGCATGGAGCTGATGGTGCTCGGCGTTCTCGTCGGCACCTTTGTCGCCCACGTGGCCTGCAAGCGGCTGCTGGCGCGCTGGGCACGGACCAGGATCCAGGGCAGCGGGACGCTCAGCGCCATCGTCCGCGTCGTGGAGGGCGGCAGTGGCCTCAAGGTGGTGGCTCTCGCGCGGCTGACGCCGATCCCCTTCGGGCTGCAGAATGCCGTCTTCGCGGTGAGTCCCGCGTGGGTCGTGGAGAAGCGCTGGCTGGAAGGATGTCTTTGGATCACAGTGCATAAGCGCTGTCACTGGTGGAGGTTGCCGGCTTTCCTGGCAGCAAACCATGGTTTCTCTTTTAACAACAGGAGAAGCAACTGCCTATGCCTGATCTTGCTAGTGGCTCCTCTTTGcgtgcagagggacagcagccaGTGGCATTGTGTTAGTTGCCCTCTTGCTTTATAGCAAAATCTGCAGAGAGCTCAACAGTTATAAAGTGCCTGTGTTTTTAAAGTGATATAAGTGGGAGGAAAAGTCTTGCCAGACCTTCCTAAACTACTTATTATAAGTAATCatgttggaaagaaaaaagtggacAGATTAAAATTCTTGCTCAGCGTGGTTGGTGTTTGTAGTATGCATCTGGCAAATCCATACAGGGTGTTAAGTCCATGCACACAAGAGAGGTCCCAGGTTTTGGGCAGAGCAGTAATCTCAGACCTGAAAAGGGACTGTACAACATAGTGACACAGGAAGTTAGTTTTGAGTTTGGAAAAGGGTTAGTCTTGCTTTCCTTTCTACTTTTAGATGAAAATTAGTACATTCATTTGTTGTCTTTGATCatcttaaaggaaaaagtaaagaagAACATGAAGGATATTCTTTTTGAGAACTGTCATGCTGATGATGACAGTTTCAGACCCTCATTGCTACCTACCCAGGTGCTTTGTGTGAAGTATCTGGTTTTGGCTATGTGTTATGCCTCAGTTGTATCTGCTAACTTGgtaaaatcaaaccaaaacaaaagggattgtgaaatattttaaaagtttatcaGTGACTTAGACGTTCTTTAATGTGAGTGACCATCTAAACCCGTGTTTTGATCTGCCACTTTCTTAAAGCATACCTTTCTTCCTCTGCCTGCTGTCTCCAACCTGTACTCTTCTGAAGGCTTACTTTATTTTGACAGAATCATCTGGCTGAAATTAGCAGAGGACTTGATACCAAATTTGTTATTTAAGAAAAGATTAACCCATGCAATTTTTAGTGGTTAACACCCACAtcaaatattttgctgtgtATAAAACTGTGTGTACTGGGGCATTCATCTCCAGAGCTGTAATCTCTGTCTGTAAGAGCTGCAGcaacttaaattttctctttaagCAGGTCCTTTAACCATTTCCTTGTTAAGAATGAGACACTGAACAGTTGAACctctgctgttttatttcttaaccTATATTACTGCAGGACTGAGGAAGCTTATGTGTGTCCAGCTGGGAGCGAGTCTCCCTTGGAACCCAAGGACTCAGTGTAACAGATGAAGCTTCTGCTGCTGTACTGTGACTCTCCTAAAGTGGGGAGAGCTACTGTACTTCACTTGTTCGCAGCTTCAAGGTGTCAACTGAAGTAGTCAGCAGATGTTTTAGAGTAGTATTGGATCTGAAGAACAGACCTGAGAATTACTGAGTtaaaatttcttccttcctgGCATAACTTCTGTTGGAAACAAGATTCAACAGAGTATTCAGGAGAGTTCAGTATTAAAATGATGCTGAAAATCAGTTGTTTGTATTCTCCATGTTCGGCAGgttaaaaatttttctttccaagtgGAACGTTTCagtgttaaaaaaatagataagAAATTACTTGAAACCAGATTCGCAGTATGCCAAGGAAGTTGGATGTTTCCTGCTAATATTAGTTAGGTTACATTTATTACTCCAGATTTATTACTTTGTAGCACAATCAAATAAAGAATGGTGTGTGCTCAATTTTTCACTGAGAACATTTAATATGAGCTGCTgaatcactgaaaaataaaatgttatatGCAAATCTGAGAATTTGAGGCAGTTTTGTGTGATTCAAGTTTTCTGTGATTCAAGTTTAAGGTAGTATAGTTTTCTACATACACAGATCAAGGTGTTATTTCTTTGAAATCCCACTTATTTGAAAACTTAATGCtctttttaagtttaaaatgcATTTCCCTGTGCTAGCAACTTCAGCTGTGAATTTGAagagttattttttaaagaacagtgAACTTAAGAACGTTTACACATCTGTAATTTTCCAGCAGTCTGTTCTGTGCATGTTTTGTAGATGAACATTTTTAAGTAAACTGGAGATACTGAGAATACTTAaatgagagggaaggaaggaaggaagtgacACATGAGGTCTAGGGCAAGGCATAACCTTGATGTGAGTAGGGTCatctgctgggctgggattaAATGTTTCTACAAGCACTGGTTCAGTGGCATGTACCATCTGCTGAGGCTTTTCAGGAGGTTGAATTGCAGGAGGTGTGGAGAAGATGTAAGAGCTTCTTAGGATTTGACTAATGAGGGGATCATATAATTGAAACAtcacaagaagaaaattaacacaAATTCCTTAGAGTCTCACCAGCCAGACATGAAGATCCTGCTTCTTATAAGGTcattctgctgctctttgggaaAGTGCTGATAGTAGAGTGGTGGGTAATGcgggtttttttcctttctggaagaCCTAGGAGCTTGTTAACTGAAAGCATTTTTGTACTTCCCTTTGAGTGGGTTTTATTTAATTGTCGTTCCTGTGATGCCAGGGTCTGGGCTGCTAGAATGGGCTGATAGCTCTTGCTGATGTGTTTGCCAATGCACAACCCTCTCCCCTTTCACAGCTCTGGGTGTTTTGAAGGCATATCTGTGAGGAGGTCTGGTATGCAGGTTATCATCTCCTTCCCACAAGTGGGTTCTTGGAGCGAGGTTTGTGCAGAATTATTATTTGTAGTGCCAGGTGTAGGTTAGATTGGAATTCATATTTGGTTTTTTCGCCGTCTTTGAGAGGGATATCACATGGAAGAAATGGCCTGACTAAAATATCTGAGTGTTCAAGTGTGCATATCTGCTTCTAGAAATGCACACAGTAAAGTCAGAGTTGAAGAAATGGTACCTGCTTCTCAAAAACATGCAGTCTGCTTACTCTGCTTGTCAGAAAGTTGATAACTGATTCggttttttaattcacttttttttccttgttgttGTTTGCCTTcggttttgggttgtttgtttttttttttaggtcaTCTGAGTTATCCTTTGCTCTCAGTCAGTATCTCTACCTGGTCCAAAACAGGTAGTAGTAAGTTGAGGGGAAAGAAGTCTGTTGCAATCCCCAAAGGCAACGAGCCCCCAACAAACTCCTCTCACAAGTGTTTATTCTTTGACAGTGCTGAACCAACAAATACACAAAAGTGCTATTGGGCAAAGCCTGTCCAAGGCTTAGTTGGAGAGTTTCTGGCTATTGTTACTAGAGCAACTAGGTACTTCTTAATTGTATTTAAACACATTTACATTTTACATGCAGTTCTGTTATGGCCCATCACACGGTTGCATCCATGCTTGCTTTGGGGCTTTACTGTTTTTGCTTAATTGAACTTTCACTAGAAACAGAGTCCTGGTAGCCTCAATTGGACAGCTTGTCTATGCAGATGCCAGTCTGACAGGTTCATAGAACAggtaaagtttttaaaaagaaaagtatagAAAGCTGTAAGTTTTATTGtgctctctgctttctgtgcctACTGGGGAAAGGGATAGGACGGTAGGTCTCAACTTTACAAACCAGGTGGTAaaattttccctcctctccttaGCTTTCATTTCAATGGGAAGCACAAGCTGCAGTCCAGTGTATCCAATGGCAGTCCCCCCTTCATTTGGAAACAATCTCTGTTCTGGTTCAGGAAGTCCGGTTGTTTCAGGACAGACCCAGATGTGCAGACATATTGCTCTGCAACCAATGCGTCCTTAATACTTATACAGAAATGAGAGAGGTGCCAGGAGTGTTAAAACAATCTTTGGTAAGTTGCCCAGCTCTATTAGATTTAACGATAGTGTTCTACTTAGCAAAGCTTGCTTCCACATTAGTATTTCAGAGACTTTTAATAGCAGCTCCTTCATTCCCTTGGCAATATGGGACGTTGGGGCTGTGCATTCTTATTACATGGCCCAGATTCTTataatgtttaaaagaaaaggtcTTTTGAAAGCAGTGGTCAAATGTGAAGTTCTGACATAATTATGTAATACTTTTTCATTATAAATCTAAATTAGTCTTGTGTAGAGAGGGAAATACATTATTTGTAGTGCTGGTATATATTTCGGTCTGTGGGAAATATAATCTGCAGTGTGAAGTTCGAAATTGGCCTATTGGATCTTGTCCCAGTGAATTAATCTTTATGCTTCATTGCATTCTGCTCCTCCATTGCCCTGCCTTCCTCCCAAAAACTTTCCACTGATGGTGCTTAAAGCTCTGAGAATTCAGCACTATGACTTTCACAGTAACCaaagtttattttaagaatagCATGATGAAATGAGTAACATTGCTATTCTCTGGTGTTCAACATTGTACAAAACTGTCAAGGTCAGTAATTTCCGTGTAGGCTCCCAGTGTTGGGCCTGTTCTTAATTAGATCTTGTTGTATTATCATGTGATCAACTGAATTGTCTGGAAAATTCGTTAGGCTGCTTGTTTTCAAAATCACCCTTTTCATACTCATTTTTAACCCAGTTTcctcttgtttccttttttcatgaATAAATATCTTTTTGACCTCATGAGTCttgcatttaatattttcctatAGCTGCTAATACTAATTTAGCTGCTACCATGTACATGGTACCCATATGAAGTCATATGCCCACTTATTGACTGAGAACAAAAATTTcacagcaaaaagagaaaaataccaaAGTGTATTAgtaggttttttttcagaaaaatgaacaaaagctGTAGGCATGTGTACTATTTTGTTCACTAACTGAAGTGTGATGCAAAATATCTTTGGTAGAGAATCTTAATGATACCTGTGTGTATCAGTATAGATAGATATTGCTCACAGGGATCATTGGTAGATATGTGTCTTACTGAGCTGTATAACCTCCCTTGCAGAGACAAATTGAATCTGCCATTCTGTTTACCTAGATCCTATTTAATACAGTGACATTTTGAACAATTACGTCTTGTATTATTTGCCATACATGTAACATGCAGAACAAATAGATTTTTGCTTTAGACCTTCGTGTTTGATACAGTAATTTCTTTCAACAAGTAAATTTTCATAAATTCAAGGGCCCCATTCACTGTGTAGAAATAAATATCTTCAATGAACAGTGTAATTGCATCCTTAGTTTTTGCACAGAGATGTTGTGTAGTGCAAggtgaaatgaaataaaacctaTTAACTTTTAAAAGGCCAGATGAAAACTGGACACGTGCTGTTTTTTTGTACTATCTTCCTGCTGAGCGTGAATCTTAAGTTTCAGTGAAGGAATGTAAGAAATTCTTTTATGAGTTTGCAGGGATGATTGTGGGAGCAGCAAGTCTGGTTGTTTGTACACATAGATTGTGTTAGAGCTACGTTTGATTTCTTACTCTGTCTTTTTACTCAGATTACAGATTTGTCACTACCCAACTACCTGATGGCTTCTTCACTTGGGCTGCTTCCTACTCAGCTCCTGAACTCATACTTGGGCACTACCTTGCGCACCATGGAGGATGTGATTGCAGAACAAAGTGTTAGTGGCTATTTTATATTCGGTTTCCAGGTAagttaaaataattgctttcaCAGACCTTGGTAATGGTAGTGTCAGTCTCTGTAACTTCTCTTGACTGCTAGATACCCTGAAAAATGGCTTTCCAGtgtactcttttctttttcttctgtttttgttttatgcTGTTAGAAATGTTTTGTTCTCTAATACCTCACTGTGACACAAAGCAGaacttactgttttctttttctgacacAGTTTTGGTAAGGTTTCTTCTCTTGTCCTCTGTGGTAGTCTCCTGCTGAATTTTAGGTTTGTCAAACCACCCCTGCACAAAAGCCCATGTGCCACCATCTGTGAAGTAACATGCTCAGGATGTGTAAACCCAGCATCTGTGCAGTGTTCACTGTTAGCACTCTGCATCCGCATTTTGCCTGGGTATTCAGAATTAAAAGTGCTGTAAAAGTATCATTTTTCTAATGCCTAAATCAGAACACCCTAATTTAACAAGTGAGTAAATTAATGAGAAGTACATAGTACCTTTACATGACCTTAGATGATGAAATAATTTGTCAGTGAATCTTGGGTGTAAGCCTCAAGTCTGAGACTGTTACGAGAATAGAGGTTATGGGTATTTCATAACTAGATTATATATTAGAACTTCCTCTGGCAGTGGCAGTACCTCAAGCTGTGTTTGACTAGCAGTTACCATGGTTTGCAGACTTTCAGTAGGTACTGCAGTAATTTATATTCCTCAGTTTTTACTTTCATAAAGCTGATATTTAACAATGCTAATAGAAAACTAAGTCTAGGACCATTTTAAGCAtatcttcccttcttcccctgATATTTGTGTGCCCTTAAATAGAACATATAATTTACAGGCTTCATAGAACAGGGCTATGAgtattaaaaatgcctttttaaatgTGGGGTTAATAGCCTTGATacatcaaagagaaaacaaatgatTATTTGATCAGCTGTCATTGTAGTAATGAAATGTTATTTCCAGGGTAGTAGtttttagtggttttttttcttttttttcattaacttttttttttttaagtgacatTGACTCTCCTTTCCAGGTTGTAACATAGCTGTTGCTCTGGTAAGTGCTAGCTGGATAGCTTGAATGTTTGAATAGGAATACTGACCTCCTTGAGAGCACTCCTTGGGACCTGACTGAATAAATGAAGGGGAGGCCTTTGGTGGAGGAATTATTTGCATTCTCCCACTATCTCTCAGGCATCTACCTGGTGCTTTGCCTGGCTGAGCTTTGTTTGAACTTTGATCTAGTTAACAGCCTGGAATATCCTTCACATTTCATGATTGTATGTGTATatactttgtttttaattattcatcTAAAGAACTAGGTTACTGGTAGTAGTATTTCTAAAACCAATCAAATTTAAATATTGTGTAAGCTTTTAGAATAGGATTTTTCCTATGTATTCAGAACTTGGTTTCCATAGTCTTATTTTGACTCTTCTGTTGGTCGTCTTTTGAAATAGATAACTTGAATTGGTGAAGAACATCTTTCACCATAAGGATAGTAAAGCCATGGAGcaaattgcccagagaggtggtgaaaTTTCTGTCTTGGAAGTTTGCAAGACCTGACTGGACAGaagtcctgagcaacctgttctgaTCTTGCTGTATAATATTAAGTAGGATTGCAGCAAAAAAACTAGACTAGTGTTTTATTGAAACCAAAAATCTGTCTCTGGTGAGTGCAGTGCATACCAGTGTCATTGAATGCTTAACTTGTAAGCAAAAATTGGTCAGGTTTATTTCTGATGATTTGGTGGTAAAATTTTCATAATTCTTAGCAATATAGTATAGAGCAAAACTCAGAATGAAACCCCTAGTTATAGACAATATTTCTTCCttcaacaaataaaaaaatcctgcatCGTTGACATCGTGTCCCCTCCCTGAGCCATCCTCCAGAAATAAAGTTCTTCCCACACAGACTGCTGTAAGTCACTCAGAAACTCTGATTCTGTCCTATTCAGTCCTGATATCTGAGGAGCATagtggcactgctgctctgtgctgtcttCCACACCAGAGGGCAAAAGACAAGAAGTTTTATTGCCTTTGTTCTGTGTCatcccctggctctgctctgttgTTTTGCAAGTTGCAGGTGCCCAGTCCAGTTGGAATCTATTATTCCCTTGGTATATGGAATACAGTCTCTCTGACTTACAGAAGTACACCATGTCGTTTCTTTGTGGAAACATTTTTTGCAAGAGGGAAATTGAAGGAATTGCTTTATAGTAAGTAGATGGATgtcaacagaaagaaagaaagaaaccatcTTTTCAATTCGTGTAAATATTTAAGTTCTATGTAATGTCTGTGTTCTGGTATGTAGGTTAGTTACACTGTTAGCGTGTGTAGGTTTAGAGCTGCTCACTGGTTAAGTTCATCTCCCTTCTAATGTCTTGCCTGTGAAGCATTGAGTCAACAAATGCTTTCATGAATCTTTGCATCGACAACTTATATTTGGTCAGATCAGTTGCTTTGTATTCATGCCTGCAGCCTATATAGTCTACAACACTCTTGTTTTATTTGCAGATTGTCATAAGCATAGGACTCATGTTTTATGTCGTTCACCGAGCTAAAGTGGAACTCAATGCAGCTTTTGTAGCATGTGAAATGGAAATGAAGACATCGCTTGTTAAAGACAGTCAACCAAGCATCACTGGTTCAACCACATACTGCAACAAAAGGACAGTAGCATTCTCTGGAGGAGGTGTCAATATTGTGTGATTTCAAGTGTTAATAATTAAGTAAGGTTTTGTGAACTTGAGCTGTCACCTAGAAATATCTATGGATGGttgaaatagattttaaaaacaattgcAAGTGATTACAGGTTGTACTGTGGCACAAATCAACTGAACGGCTTTTTGATTGCACAGGGATGACTTCTagcaagaaaaggaagatgGTGAAGTAACTTAAGATGTAAATGCAAATTTGGCTGCACCTTTGGTCATTTATTATGCCTGTCATGGCCTGTAGTCTGCActttagttttttttctctttgctcttaTAAACTGAGAAATGCTTCTATAAACTGAGAAAAGTAGCACAgaggtaaatatttttctgcttagcATTATTTATAAGGCTGAATATATCCAGTAGAATTTTATTACTGATAAAGATGAATGAGAAAGTATGCAATTCAATGTATGTTATTCTTGAAtgtgctttttgctttggaatTGCTTCCAGAACTCGGAGTGTAATATTTAGCTAATGATGGGACCATTtggcttttcttcatttttgatttaaaaaaatagaaccCTATATAAAGTTTTGGttgaatgtatttttctaaGTCATTACAAATGTTGCAGAGCCATGCATATGTGTTCACACAAGCTTAATCCTACATTGTGGGACTAAAGTGCtcttaaattacattttaagttACACTGTGTAATATGCAAAGTACAAGGGAACACACAGAAGTTAGATTGCAGTGACTGTTTGAAGGAGACTTCATTGGTTTTGCCACCTTGGTGATTGTAACAAAGGGCTGTTCCATGTTAGTCctatttacagtatttttcattGCTAAAAGAATGGAGTTTTTCAACTGTAGAAAGGCTTCCAGAACAGGGAGCTAAATCCCTCCTGTAAACAGAGTCATGGGATACTGGCAGTACTAATTTTACAAGAAGGTGGCCTTTATTTTGTAAGTGATTCCCCCCTCCctttaaaaagctttaaaaatacactttggTTGACACGTTTTTTGTACaggttttacattttttaaaagatgcagTCTATTACAAATTTCATCAGattgaagaaatgaaaactaGAGATTCtccttggaaaaataaataatccagTAATGGAGGAGGACAGCAATGTCTCTGAGACTCAGGAATTCTGACTCCATTTTTGCAAGACAACACTGTATTGGATACTGCTCCTTTTACATGTGCTGTGGACTGTTTTTCACCACGTTTGAATAGACTGGATAACCTGATAGtaacgtgtgtgtgtgtgtaaaaggaaaacaacaataATGCCTGAACATGATGTTCTGTATATGTGATTTCATGTAGATACACAGACCAATATTCAATTGCTCAAACACACACAAGTCATCTGATACAAAAATAATGTAAAGTATTACTTATTTTGTAGTTATTTTGGATGAATTTTTAAGGATGCCTTCAGGCTTCAAgattttgtgttattttctaACAGTATGACCGTGCCTCCTTTTTGTAAGGTTGTTTGTAAGgtccaaacatttttttcttaagaataGCAGGTCTTCAAGGTTATTGGGAAGCAGAGATCTGCTAGTGCCTAACAGCCTTACTGAGAGGACGTGTGGTATTTGTGTAACTGGACATCTACACATCCTTCGTAGTGGAAGTtccattttgttctttaaatttGTATCCTTTGCAGACTAGTGTTCCTAGGTCTTGTCACCTAAGGAACTGAACTagttaaatgaaaacaacaaagtTCAGATTgtctcctttcttttgttttggggtctttttggttggttggttggttgttttttgggttttttgtttggttggtttttgaaAAGGCAATCTGTGTatacctggaagtgttcatTTACACATCTCTGCCTCTGACAGCTCCTGTGTGAAAACAAGAGAGCCAGATAACTTTTTGATGGCGTTATTTGTCATCATAGTATAATTGAGTCCTTTCTTAactaaagggttttttttgtttagtttggttttgtttggttttatttggttttgtttcttgaaaAGAACAGTCCCTCACTAATGAACTGATCTGAACTTTGCTCCATCTTGCCAAATGAACACTGGTGTTTTGAAGAGGGTAtctctttctttgcattttttaactAACTTAAGGTTGCATTTATTATTCGAGACGTTTCCCAAATACGTATTTTGAAGTGCTTTGATTTCCATGACATTTTGTAACCAGAGTAACTTCACTATGTGAACACTTTTGTAGTATGGAATTAGTTCTTAAGACTTTTGCATTTTGCTTGATACTTGTAATATTTGTGTAAAAGTTAATGGGAAATGTGCATTAAAAGGAACTTTTCTGTACCATGCCAATCATAGTTTTATACAATAAATTCACTcaaatttctttaaaggaaTATGTATTAAATTTTTAAGTTGCTATGACATAGCTGGAAAGAAGGTGCAGTAGAGTCTCATCTTTACCTATGCATACAAGGATAGTTGCCTACATTGAAGGAGGAACATGTCAGATTTTAAGGATGAATTCTGTGGATGGGGGCGTTACTGATGAGGGAAAGACACTTGAGTTTAGGttttttgttaattaaataCATGCTTAATTCTATTAAATACTTTGAAGGTTAGGTATTTGCAGCTGCCTTTTGGATAAAAGAATAAGTATACATGGGCTTATGAGATGCTACTGAACTGAAAGAGGATTGATATTTCTCAGTATAACAGTAGTAAAGGTGATTATTACCATTTTAAGATACTCTCCCTACCTGGTACAATTAAAACCCACAAGGGTATGAATCTAGTTTAAACAATATGTGACAAGtaattttcatggttttttttttatttctgcattttgcaTATGAAACATGCCTAAACAGCAGGTCATATGGAAGAAGGAATCTCAGCTGCAAGGCACcagttttccttcctccttgtGGTAAGTGCAACTGTGTCATAAATTTGTCAAAATTTAACTTAAGCTAATCACTTGTGAGGAAAACCTTTTTTTGTCCAAGACCTTTATTTGCTAATTTCATACTGATTTTTGCAAAGCAACTGCAGCAATCATTGCTGAGGTCAAGTTTGAAGAATGGAAGAGCTGCTCTTGCATGGTGTATGGCTTGTGTAACATTTTGGATCCTTTGCattcattttcagttttccacTTGAGGCCAAAATGATTTGGCTTTTGACTGACCAAGATTACTGGAGACATCTGTTGCCCTGTAAATAATCTAAGATATTATgtgtaaaatgaaatataaaagtGTTCCCTTTTACATTGTAGTAATTTTTAATGACAGAAGCAAAGAGCTCAAGTAGCTCTTTGGCAGGCTTCCTCACTATAATTCCAAGTTGGTACTAGTTCTGTCTACATATGGTGATGGTATTTGAGTATGAGGGAATAGGAATCAATTGCAGAGGGGGAGCTGATGCAAATTTTGGCTCTGCTCGGTAAAGAAGCTTGCTTCTGTTCTCTCCAGTCCTGCAGAATTAGTGATGGACCTGAC includes the following:
- the TMEM64 gene encoding transmembrane protein 64 translates to MRGAGAVALQLLSRAVKQAAAQGTRQDLGRWLSRAAGTAAGGGSGGDSGGFVPAEEAGVGGLPLGPYAGQDGLPPAELLLCQLPEAGGGHGLAEGRGWRCSCCLLGTCWCKSCLGVCVLAALCFAYLALVRQYLRDLLLWAESLDSLAGVLLFTVGFIVVSFPCGWGYILLNVAAGYLYGFVMGMELMVLGVLVGTFVAHVACKRLLARWARTRIQGSGTLSAIVRVVEGGSGLKVVALARLTPIPFGLQNAVFAITDLSLPNYLMASSLGLLPTQLLNSYLGTTLRTMEDVIAEQSVSGYFIFGFQIVISIGLMFYVVHRAKVELNAAFVACEMEMKTSLVKDSQPSITGSTTYCNKRTVAFSGGGVNIV